TACCAGGAACGCGTTCTCCATCTGCTCGACGCCGCGCACGCCCTGGCCGTCGATGTTGGCGAAGCCGACGAGGCGCGCGGCGAGCGCGCCGTGCGGGTAGGCCCGGCGCGGCTCGCTCACGGTCCCGATCCCGGCCAGGTCGAGCGCTCGCACCCGCTCCGCCCGTTCCTCGTCGACCCAGCGCTTCACGAACACGAAGGGCCGCCGCCGGGCGAGCCGCTCACGCAACCGCGCGGCGTCGAGATCGAGGAGCGCGCCGAGCTGCTGCGCGGTCGCGTCGGGATCCGTGATCTCCGAAGGCACCGCGTAGACCGACGCGACGCCCACCGTGAGCGCCAGATCCACCCCCTCGCGGTCGACGATGCGGCCGCGCTCGGGCGCGAGCTCGAGCGCGCTGAGGAGCTGGCTGCGGCCGCGCTCGGTGCTGCGGCCGGCGAGCAGCGTGAGCTGCGCCGCGCGCACCGTGAGGCTCGCGAAGGCGAGCAGCAGCAGTGCGTAGACGATCCGCAGGCGCAGGCGGAGCGGACCCAGGTCGGGCGCCCTCACGGGGCCGGCTCCGGGCACGCGCGCGGGTGGTCGAGGTCGACGAGACAGGCGGCCGGCGCGAGCCCGAGCTCGCCGGCCAGCGCCTCGAGCCGGCGCGGGTCGCGCAGGTGGCGCACCTGCACGATCAGGCGGCGCTGCTGGTCGAGCAGCTCCTGCTCGGCACGCACGGCGTCGGCCAGCGCGTAGCGCAGGCGGATCGAGTCCATGCGCAGCGAGACGAGCAACAGTGCTGCGCACACGGCGCCCGCCGCGAGGGCACCGAGCGCCGCCGGCCGCGGCCAGGCGAGACGCCGGTGCGCGGGCGGAGGTGCCGAGACGTCGCGCCCGGTCAGGATCCAGGGCTGGGGGGGCTGCCCGCGCCGGCCGCGCCCGAAGCGCGGCGAGCGCGGTCCCCCGGCCGGGCGCGGAAGCGGAGGCAGCGACGGACGGCGGAGCGGGATCGACATCAGGCGGCCTCCGATTCGGCGCGCAGCCGGCCGGCGCCCGAGGGGTCGGCGAGGCGTTCGGCGGCGCGGAGGCGGGCGGAACGCGCCCGCGGGTTGCTGTGCACCTCGTGCTCGGAGGGTCGCACGGCGCGCCGCGTGAGCAGGCGCAGCCGGGGCCGCCGCCCGCAGGTGCAGACAGGCTGGCGCGGCGGGCAGACGCAGCCGCGCGCCTCGGCGCGCAGCCGCTCCTTCACGATCCGGTCCTCGAGCGAGTGGTAGGCGATCACGACCAGGCGGCCGCGCGGCGCGAGCGCCTCGATTGCGGCCTCGAGGCCCTCCTCGAGCGCGGCCAGCTCGTCGTTGACGGCGATGCGCAGGGCCTGGAAGACGAGCGTCGCGGGATGGTGTCGGCGTCCCCCGCCGACCCGCGCGCGCGCCACGACCGCCAGCAGGTCGCGGGCCGTGCGCAGGGGGGCGGTCCGGCGCGCCTCCACGATCGCCTCCGCGAGACGCCGGGCACCCGGCAGCTCGCCGTACTCGCGGAACCAGCGCTCGAGCTCCGCGGGAGGTGCCTCGGCGAGCAGGCGCGCCGCCGTGTCCGGACTGCGCGCATCCATCCGCATGTCGAGGGCCGTCACGTCCGCGCTCTCCTCGGCGAAACGGAAACCGCGTTGCGGGGCGTCGAGCTGCCGCGAGGAGACGCCGAGATCGAGCAGCACCGCATCCACCCGGGTGACCCCCCGCGCCTCGAGGACCCGACCGAGCTCCCGGAACGAGGCGCGCTCGAGGTGCACGCGATCCCCGAAGCAGGCCAGCCGCGCGGCGCAGGCCTCGAGCGCCTCCTCGTCGACGTCGAGTCCGATCAAGCTTCCGCTGGGAGCGATCGCCTGGAGAATCGCCTCGGCGTGGCCGCCGCCGCCGACCGTGCCGTCCACCACCCGGGAGCCGGGCCGGAGGGCGAGCGACGCGAGGCTCTCGTCGAGAAGGACCGGCCGGTGATAGTCGGACCCGGCCAACCGGATTCTCCCGCCTCGTGACTCTGCGGGCCAGGCGCCTTGCACCCTGCCCGACCGAGCAGGCCAGGTTCTCCTGCTGTCTCCCGGCGGCCTCCGCCGCCGGGAGAAAAGGGGTGCCTCGGAGCTCCAGGAAGGGAACGGTTCGCACCCCCCTTTGCTCCCCGCTCCCTCGACTAAGGAGCTCCGAGGACACCCCCTCTCAATCGGAGGCCATCCGGCCTCCGATCCCCCCAGCATCGAATCCAATCAGTGCCCAAGCTTCGAGACCTCCGCGGAGATCTCGCCGAAGCGCGCCAGCGTCCGCTGATGACCTTCTTCGAAGCGGCGCCGGTCCCAGATCTCGATCCAGTTGCCGACGCCCGCGATCACCACTTCCTTCTCGATCTGGGCGTGCTCGCGCATGTGGGCCGGGATCAGGATCCGGCCCTGCGAGTCCGGCGCGCACGCCTCGCTGTGGGCGATGAAGAAGCGGGCGAGCTCCTGACCCTGGAGATGGAGCGGGTCGACCGCCATCAGCCGGTCCGCGAACGCCTGGAAGTCCTCGTGCGCGAAGAGCGCGAGATGATCCGGCCGGATCGTCAGGGTCGGCGCGAGCTGGCTGCGGCGCTGGAGCTCCATCCGGATCCCCGCCGGGATGCTCACCCGGCCCTTCGCATCGATCTGGTGGACGAACCGGCCCTGGAACATCGAGTCTCTTCCGGTTCGCAGTGGGCTCGGTCGGAGGTGATTCCCACTTTCTCCCACCTGTCCCCACCGAGACGCACTTCTACCCCACCAGGCCGGGGGCGGTCAAGCAAGAAAAGCGCGGAACCCGTTGGAATCGCGAAAATTTTTCTGGTGGGAGGAGGATCCGGAGGCAACCCCAACATCTTGGGGTTCATGATCCGGATGCCTACGAGATATCGACCCGCGGGGGTCGGGAGCCGGCTCAGGCCGAGCCGACCCCGTGGTGGAAGCGGCGCTGGACGGCGGCCACGCGGTCCACGACGTGGGCGAGCGTGCTGCCCGGCTCGAGTCGCGGGCAGGGCTCCGGATCCCCGGGATCGTGGGCGAGCAGCGCGTCGAGCACGGCGCCGGCGCCCTCGCGCAGGCCGCTCCCCGCGTAGCCGCCCTCGAGCACGAACGCGACGCGCCCGCCGCAGGCATCGTCCGCGAGCGCGCGCACGATCCGCGTCATCTCCCTGAAACCGTGTTGCGTCACTTCCATCGACGCGAGCGGGTCGTCGCGATGCGCG
This DNA window, taken from Deltaproteobacteria bacterium, encodes the following:
- the rsmH gene encoding 16S rRNA (cytosine(1402)-N(4))-methyltransferase RsmH is translated as MAGSDYHRPVLLDESLASLALRPGSRVVDGTVGGGGHAEAILQAIAPSGSLIGLDVDEEALEACAARLACFGDRVHLERASFRELGRVLEARGVTRVDAVLLDLGVSSRQLDAPQRGFRFAEESADVTALDMRMDARSPDTAARLLAEAPPAELERWFREYGELPGARRLAEAIVEARRTAPLRTARDLLAVVARARVGGGRRHHPATLVFQALRIAVNDELAALEEGLEAAIEALAPRGRLVVIAYHSLEDRIVKERLRAEARGCVCPPRQPVCTCGRRPRLRLLTRRAVRPSEHEVHSNPRARSARLRAAERLADPSGAGRLRAESEAA
- a CDS encoding division/cell wall cluster transcriptional repressor MraZ, coding for MFQGRFVHQIDAKGRVSIPAGIRMELQRRSQLAPTLTIRPDHLALFAHEDFQAFADRLMAVDPLHLQGQELARFFIAHSEACAPDSQGRILIPAHMREHAQIEKEVVIAGVGNWIEIWDRRRFEEGHQRTLARFGEISAEVSKLGH